From a region of the Halanaerobium hydrogeniformans genome:
- a CDS encoding thymidine kinase, protein MYKITKSGWIEVITGPMYCGKSEELIRRLRRVKIAKQKIKVFKALIDDRYNKNDVVSHSGNSLEAIPIEKADEILEQIDGTVNVVGIDEAQFFHDDLIEICEKLADRGIRVIVAGLDRNFRSEPFGPMPELMARAEYVDKLHAICIQCGEPASRTQRLINGEPAAYDDPVILVAASEVYEARCRSCHQVKGQDKEQD, encoded by the coding sequence ATGTACAAGATTACCAAAAGCGGCTGGATTGAAGTTATCACTGGACCTATGTACTGTGGTAAAAGTGAAGAATTGATCCGCAGATTGCGTAGGGTTAAAATAGCCAAACAAAAAATAAAGGTTTTTAAAGCTTTAATAGATGATAGATATAATAAAAATGATGTAGTTTCCCATAGTGGAAACAGTTTAGAGGCAATTCCTATTGAAAAAGCAGATGAGATTTTAGAACAGATAGATGGAACGGTAAATGTAGTTGGAATCGATGAAGCTCAATTTTTTCATGATGATTTGATCGAAATCTGTGAAAAGCTTGCTGATCGTGGAATTAGAGTTATCGTAGCCGGTTTAGATAGAAATTTTCGCAGTGAACCCTTTGGTCCGATGCCGGAATTGATGGCCCGGGCAGAATATGTAGATAAACTTCATGCTATCTGTATTCAGTGTGGAGAGCCAGCCAGTAGAACCCAGCGCTTAATAAATGGAGAGCCGGCCGCTTATGATGATCCGGTGATTTTAGTGGCTGCATCAGAAGTTTATGAAGCCCGCTGTAGAAGTTGTCACCAGGTTAAGGGCCAGGATAAAGAACAGGATTAA
- the prfA gene encoding peptide chain release factor 1, with amino-acid sequence MFDLDEKLDKLVDKYQDLNKKLSDPEVINDSSKYQKLLKKHAKLKKIVDKYKEYKEAKQGIEDAEEMIEMEDDPEMQELAELEIEELQPTKEKLEEELPIMLLPDDPNDEKNVIVEIRSGAGGDEAALFAADLFRMYSRYSENQGWKVEVMNANLSGVGGYKEIIFTVEGSEVYKYLKYESGVHRVQRVPSTESSGRIHTSTATVAVLPEAEEVDIDIDPNDLRIDVYRSSGPGGQSVNTTDSAVRITHEPTEITVSCQDEKSQHKNKAKAMRILRARVQEKIESEKQAKRAEARKSQVGTGDRSEKIRTYNFPQGRVSDHRINLTVHQLDKILDGDLAPVIDALIEEDNIKRLEKI; translated from the coding sequence ATGTTTGATTTAGATGAAAAGCTGGATAAACTTGTGGATAAATATCAGGATTTAAATAAAAAGTTAAGTGATCCAGAAGTTATCAATGACAGCAGTAAATATCAAAAATTATTAAAAAAACATGCTAAGTTAAAGAAAATTGTAGATAAATATAAAGAGTATAAAGAAGCCAAACAGGGTATAGAAGATGCCGAAGAAATGATAGAAATGGAAGATGATCCGGAAATGCAGGAGCTGGCAGAATTAGAAATAGAAGAACTGCAGCCTACCAAAGAAAAATTAGAAGAAGAACTACCGATCATGCTCCTACCTGATGATCCCAATGATGAGAAAAACGTAATAGTTGAGATCAGATCTGGAGCTGGTGGAGATGAAGCAGCTCTTTTTGCGGCAGATCTTTTCAGGATGTACAGCCGTTACTCTGAAAACCAGGGCTGGAAGGTAGAAGTGATGAATGCCAATCTTTCAGGTGTGGGTGGTTATAAAGAGATCATCTTTACAGTTGAAGGTTCTGAAGTATATAAGTATCTTAAATATGAAAGTGGAGTTCACAGGGTGCAGAGGGTCCCTTCTACAGAATCAAGTGGCAGGATCCATACCTCTACAGCAACAGTTGCCGTTTTACCTGAGGCAGAAGAAGTAGATATTGATATAGACCCCAATGATTTAAGGATCGATGTTTATCGCTCCAGTGGGCCAGGGGGACAGAGTGTAAACACAACCGATTCTGCGGTTAGAATTACCCATGAGCCTACTGAGATTACCGTTTCCTGTCAGGATGAAAAATCACAGCATAAAAATAAAGCTAAAGCTATGCGGATCTTAAGGGCCAGAGTTCAGGAAAAAATAGAGAGTGAAAAACAGGCCAAAAGAGCAGAAGCACGTAAATCACAGGTTGGTACAGGTGACCGCAGTGAAAAGATAAGAACCTATAACTTTCCCCAGGGAAGGGTCAGTGACCACAGGATCAATTTAACGGTTCACCAGCTTGATAAAATACTCGATGGAGATTTAGCTCCGGTTATCGATGCCTTAATCGAGGAGGATAATATAAAGAGATTGGAGAAGATATAA
- the prmC gene encoding peptide chain release factor N(5)-glutamine methyltransferase yields MNIKELLNKTDNFLAQRGIESSRLDAEVLMAELLDMERINLYVKYDYPLKEKEIKNYREMVKKRAKRIPLAYITGKKEFMSLEFDLSEAVLIPRPDTENLVEEVISYCRENELEKPQIIDVGCGSGAISVSLGYYLEDARVVGSDISKAALKIARHNLKKFELEERVSVVQSDLLREFIKRDIAEIDIVVSNPPYISEKEMAELAPEVKKEPRTALEAGKKGLDFYKKLIPQAEKVLKKEGMLFLEIGSRQAEAVLDIFDENWSELEIIKDYADHDRIVSAKYEGE; encoded by the coding sequence GTGAATATTAAAGAACTTCTCAATAAAACAGATAATTTTCTTGCCCAGCGGGGTATTGAAAGTTCTCGCCTTGATGCAGAAGTACTGATGGCAGAACTGCTTGATATGGAGCGGATCAACCTTTATGTTAAATATGATTATCCTTTAAAAGAAAAAGAAATTAAAAATTATAGAGAAATGGTAAAAAAGAGGGCCAAACGGATTCCCTTAGCCTATATTACAGGTAAAAAAGAATTTATGTCTTTAGAATTTGACCTATCAGAAGCGGTTTTAATTCCCAGACCAGATACCGAAAATCTGGTTGAGGAAGTAATCTCTTACTGCAGGGAAAATGAGCTAGAAAAACCCCAGATTATCGATGTGGGTTGTGGAAGTGGAGCTATTTCTGTCAGCCTCGGCTATTATCTAGAAGATGCTAGGGTCGTCGGTTCTGATATTTCAAAAGCTGCCCTTAAGATCGCCCGCCACAACCTAAAAAAGTTTGAACTTGAAGAACGAGTAAGTGTTGTTCAAAGTGATCTTTTGAGAGAATTTATAAAAAGGGATATTGCTGAAATTGATATAGTGGTTTCCAATCCTCCCTATATTTCTGAAAAAGAAATGGCAGAATTAGCACCTGAGGTAAAAAAAGAGCCCAGGACTGCTCTGGAAGCAGGTAAAAAGGGACTCGATTTTTATAAGAAGTTGATTCCTCAGGCAGAAAAAGTGCTTAAAAAAGAGGGTATGCTATTTTTAGAAATAGGTTCTCGACAGGCCGAGGCAGTACTAGATATTTTTGATGAAAATTGGAGTGAACTAGAAATAATTAAAGATTATGCAGATCATGACAGAATTGTTAGTGCTAAGTATGAGGGAGAATAG
- a CDS encoding L-threonylcarbamoyladenylate synthase, giving the protein MNYQTEIIKANNDDQAVEKAAELLHKGELVAIPTETVYGLAADALNPEAVKRIFEAKGRPQDNPLIIHIGAQKDLEKLIAEKVSKRAQKLIDKYWPGPLTLIFKKSSLVPAETSAGLDTVAVRMPSHPVTIKLLQKSGLVLAAPSANTSGYPSPTRAEHVYADLKTKIPLILDGGSCEVGVESTVIDLSQKEAVVLRPGGISREELAEFLGEELKLNNNLEKSTQGVISPGMKYRHYAPQKNLYIFDPVKKDLLFKKAEQKKIALIISRQTELGQKEDQLKVIRAFDREKPAELARKLFALLRELDSDPEVEEIYIEELKEEGLGETLMNRIYKAAAAKDEAQPGGGDNS; this is encoded by the coding sequence ATGAACTATCAAACAGAAATAATTAAAGCCAATAATGATGATCAGGCAGTAGAAAAAGCTGCTGAACTTCTGCATAAAGGAGAACTGGTAGCTATACCAACCGAAACGGTTTATGGTCTGGCTGCTGATGCTTTAAACCCCGAAGCTGTTAAAAGGATCTTTGAGGCTAAGGGTAGACCCCAGGACAATCCTCTGATAATTCATATCGGAGCTCAAAAGGATTTAGAAAAATTAATAGCAGAAAAGGTTTCCAAAAGAGCTCAAAAGCTTATCGATAAATACTGGCCCGGGCCATTAACCCTGATTTTTAAAAAAAGTTCTCTGGTTCCAGCTGAGACTTCAGCCGGTCTGGATACAGTAGCAGTTAGAATGCCTTCTCATCCTGTAACCATTAAGCTTTTGCAAAAAAGTGGTCTGGTCTTAGCGGCTCCAAGTGCAAATACTTCAGGTTATCCAAGTCCAACCAGGGCAGAACATGTTTATGCTGATCTTAAAACAAAAATCCCTCTAATTTTAGATGGAGGCAGTTGTGAGGTAGGGGTTGAATCAACGGTAATCGACCTCAGTCAAAAAGAAGCAGTTGTTTTAAGACCTGGAGGTATCAGCCGGGAAGAGCTGGCCGAATTTTTAGGTGAAGAACTTAAATTAAACAATAATTTAGAAAAAAGTACTCAAGGAGTGATTTCACCGGGGATGAAATACAGGCATTATGCCCCCCAAAAGAATTTATATATTTTTGATCCAGTAAAAAAAGACTTGCTTTTTAAAAAGGCTGAGCAAAAAAAAATTGCTCTGATAATTTCTCGGCAAACAGAGCTGGGCCAGAAAGAAGATCAGCTCAAGGTCATCAGAGCCTTTGATAGAGAAAAGCCGGCCGAGCTGGCCCGAAAACTATTTGCTCTTTTGAGAGAGCTGGACAGTGATCCCGAGGTAGAAGAAATATATATTGAAGAACTTAAAGAGGAAGGTTTAGGAGAAACTTTGATGAACAGGATTTATAAGGCGGCAGCAGCAAAAGATGAAGCTCAACCAGGAGGTGGAGACAATTCATAG
- a CDS encoding low molecular weight protein arginine phosphatase yields MKLNQEVETIHRILFVCTGNTCRSPMAEYILKDMINKSNEVDLDNWEILSAGISAIKGVDANEKTTQVMSELGIDLEEHSSKNIKDIDLKKEDIIITMSRKHSRFLLLEYPDLADKIFTLKEFAEEDDRDIEDPFGLSLEVYRETRDVLKKELEKILLKLKDFSSD; encoded by the coding sequence ATGAAGCTCAACCAGGAGGTGGAGACAATTCATAGAATTTTATTTGTCTGTACAGGAAATACCTGCCGAAGTCCGATGGCAGAATATATTTTAAAAGATATGATCAATAAATCTAATGAGGTTGATTTAGATAATTGGGAAATACTTTCAGCAGGGATTTCTGCGATAAAGGGTGTTGATGCAAACGAAAAAACCACCCAGGTAATGTCAGAATTAGGGATAGATTTAGAAGAACACAGTTCTAAAAACATCAAGGATATTGACCTAAAAAAAGAAGATATCATCATCACGATGAGCCGCAAACACAGCCGCTTTTTACTCTTAGAATATCCAGATTTGGCCGATAAAATATTTACCCTTAAGGAATTTGCAGAGGAAGATGACAGAGATATAGAAGATCCCTTTGGACTTTCATTAGAAGTATACAGGGAGACCAGAGATGTATTAAAAAAAGAACTGGAAAAAATATTGCTTAAATTAAAGGATTTTAGTTCAGATTAA
- the upp gene encoding uracil phosphoribosyltransferase yields MSKVHVMDHPLITHKISIIRDKNTGPKEFRELVNEIATLMAYEVTRDLPLKEVEIETPLRKDRFKMISGKKIGIVPILRAGLGMLDGILKLMPAARVGHIGLYRDPDTLEAIEYYCKLPTDVEERELLVIDPMLATGNTALEAIKFIKARNPKNIKLMVLIAAPEGVEKIQRAHPDIDIWVGALDEKLNDHAYIVPGLGDAGDRLYGTK; encoded by the coding sequence TTGAGCAAAGTACATGTAATGGATCATCCGCTAATCACACACAAAATATCAATTATCAGGGATAAAAATACAGGTCCTAAAGAATTTAGAGAACTGGTTAATGAGATCGCCACCCTGATGGCTTATGAGGTAACAAGGGATCTTCCCTTAAAAGAGGTGGAAATAGAAACCCCACTTAGAAAAGACAGGTTTAAAATGATTTCCGGCAAAAAAATCGGGATAGTACCGATCTTACGAGCAGGCTTGGGGATGTTAGATGGGATACTTAAATTAATGCCTGCAGCCAGGGTTGGCCATATTGGTCTTTACAGAGATCCTGATACATTAGAAGCTATAGAATATTATTGTAAATTGCCGACAGATGTTGAAGAAAGAGAGCTGCTCGTTATTGATCCGATGCTGGCCACCGGTAATACCGCTCTAGAAGCAATTAAATTTATCAAGGCTAGAAACCCCAAAAACATTAAATTAATGGTTTTAATAGCTGCTCCAGAAGGAGTAGAGAAAATTCAACGCGCTCATCCTGATATTGATATCTGGGTAGGAGCTCTTGATGAGAAGTTAAATGACCATGCTTATATAGTTCCTGGACTTGGTGATGCTGGTGACAGACTTTATGGAACTAAGTAA
- a CDS encoding MraY family glycosyltransferase codes for MQYLAAFLISLIISLLSTPLIIKFSSSLAIVDKPGRRKINTEVIPTAGGIAIYLAFVLTALFLMPLGQTLKGILIGGSFMLGVGLLDDKFVISAPLKFSAQIVGALILISFGVRINFVTNPFGGLLYLGVFSLPFTVFWIVSIINTINLIDGLDGLAAGVAIIAVSTLFVVALQQNQTTAALLALITAGSCLGFLKYNFNPARIFMGDTGSMFIGYIIAAVSITGALKSAAAVTIFVPMLALAVPILDTTFAIIRRLFNDRPIGEADQGHIHHRLLAIGMSQKQAVISVYILSLVLGAVAIIINGFQFNSAFLIFSAVILMIILGAKRLGLFSVKIPKDGRSLEDSQP; via the coding sequence TTGCAATATCTGGCTGCGTTTTTAATCAGTTTAATAATTTCGCTTTTGAGCACACCGCTCATAATTAAATTTAGCAGCAGTCTGGCCATCGTGGATAAGCCAGGCCGAAGAAAGATCAATACAGAAGTAATACCAACTGCAGGCGGAATAGCAATTTACCTGGCCTTTGTCTTAACAGCTTTATTTTTAATGCCCCTCGGTCAGACCTTAAAGGGGATATTGATCGGAGGCAGTTTTATGCTTGGAGTAGGTCTGCTGGATGACAAATTTGTTATTTCAGCACCACTTAAATTTTCTGCTCAGATTGTTGGAGCCTTAATCCTGATTTCTTTTGGGGTCAGAATCAATTTTGTGACCAACCCCTTTGGAGGACTGCTTTATCTGGGTGTATTTTCGCTTCCCTTTACGGTTTTTTGGATCGTCAGTATCATCAATACCATCAATCTAATCGATGGACTGGACGGTCTGGCAGCAGGGGTAGCAATAATTGCCGTTTCAACCCTTTTTGTGGTTGCTTTACAGCAGAACCAGACAACTGCAGCCCTCTTAGCTTTGATAACTGCCGGCAGCTGTTTGGGCTTTTTAAAATATAATTTTAATCCAGCTCGTATATTTATGGGAGATACGGGTTCGATGTTTATCGGCTACATAATAGCGGCTGTTTCCATTACCGGTGCTTTAAAAAGTGCAGCTGCGGTTACCATCTTTGTTCCCATGCTTGCTTTAGCGGTACCAATATTAGATACAACCTTTGCCATAATCAGACGGCTTTTTAATGATAGGCCAATTGGAGAGGCAGACCAGGGCCATATCCATCACCGCCTGCTGGCGATTGGAATGTCCCAAAAACAGGCTGTAATCTCCGTTTATATTCTCAGCCTGGTTTTAGGTGCAGTTGCCATTATAATCAATGGTTTTCAATTTAATTCTGCGTTTTTAATTTTTTCAGCGGTTATTTTAATGATCATCTTAGGAGCCAAAAGATTGGGGCTTTTTTCGGTTAAAATCCCCAAAGACGGTCGTTCTCTCGAAGATAGCCAGCCATAG
- a CDS encoding AtpZ/AtpI family protein — MDNKNWNQILRALSLLSQVGLIIIISGGIGFAFGYFIDYLLNFELLFKLTGLLVGLGAGFYTVYKLLISTFDD; from the coding sequence ATGGATAATAAAAATTGGAATCAAATTTTAAGAGCTCTATCACTTTTAAGCCAGGTAGGTCTGATTATCATAATATCTGGTGGGATTGGTTTTGCTTTTGGTTATTTTATCGATTACCTTTTAAATTTTGAATTATTATTTAAATTAACTGGACTTCTAGTTGGTTTAGGAGCCGGTTTTTATACTGTATATAAACTGCTTATTTCAACATTTGATGATTAA
- the atpB gene encoding F0F1 ATP synthase subunit A, with the protein MSPGPAVQFYIFGNQNLPVTDTLLVGWLTMIIIIIGAKYLTSKLEIRPNKKQNVAEFLIEAIHGQIEPMLPGEGWKFMPFIATIFIYITLSNIILVIPGLTSPSADLNLTLGLALVVFIVVQQQGIKEYGFLGYLKSYAEPVIFLLPINVIGELAKPISHSFRLFGNIIGGLIIVTLIYQAAPPIIPIPLHLWFDLFVGLIQGFIYGMVAIAYISVAKT; encoded by the coding sequence TTGAGTCCAGGTCCAGCGGTACAATTTTATATATTTGGCAATCAAAACCTTCCTGTAACTGATACTCTTTTAGTTGGTTGGTTAACGATGATAATTATTATAATTGGAGCTAAATACCTCACCTCTAAGTTGGAAATCAGACCGAATAAAAAACAAAATGTGGCTGAATTTTTGATTGAAGCTATTCACGGTCAGATTGAACCAATGTTGCCTGGAGAAGGATGGAAGTTTATGCCCTTTATCGCCACGATATTTATCTACATTACCCTCAGTAATATTATACTTGTAATCCCTGGCTTAACAAGCCCTTCAGCAGATTTAAATTTAACTTTAGGTCTAGCTTTAGTGGTCTTTATAGTAGTTCAGCAGCAGGGAATCAAAGAATATGGGTTTTTGGGTTATCTAAAAAGTTATGCTGAGCCGGTAATCTTTTTGCTGCCTATAAATGTAATTGGTGAACTGGCAAAACCTATTTCTCATTCTTTTCGTCTATTTGGTAATATTATAGGTGGTTTGATTATTGTGACTTTGATTTATCAGGCTGCACCACCGATTATTCCGATTCCACTGCATTTGTGGTTTGATTTATTTGTTGGTTTAATTCAGGGCTTTATCTATGGTATGGTTGCCATAGCATATATCTCAGTGGCCAAAACATAA
- the atpE gene encoding ATP synthase F0 subunit C codes for MIEFSPEVAESIITISSFLASGLALIAGVGPGIGMGYAAGKATTAVRRQPEARGAIITTMLLGQVVSGSTGIYSLIIAIFLIFGI; via the coding sequence ATGATCGAATTTAGTCCAGAAGTAGCCGAAAGTATCATTACTATAAGTTCTTTTCTTGCATCAGGTTTGGCCTTGATAGCAGGTGTTGGCCCTGGTATAGGAATGGGTTATGCTGCTGGTAAGGCTACCACAGCGGTGAGAAGGCAACCTGAGGCCAGAGGTGCAATAATCACAACTATGTTGTTGGGACAGGTTGTATCTGGTTCAACTGGAATTTATTCTTTGATTATTGCGATTTTCTTGATTTTTGGTATTTAA
- a CDS encoding ATP synthase subunit I yields the protein MKDIKDPKKLQKKILKTTYLIALLPILSALVAGDMESLLGFVFGLVVATLLLRLKYNNILRALNMDMESAEKFIRNRYFAEYGLYFLVLFTAARNPNLNFIAAAVGLFMIKFTVLLLSVKDLLEDTFQDQFDKYK from the coding sequence ATGAAGGATATTAAAGATCCAAAAAAACTGCAGAAGAAGATTTTAAAAACTACTTATTTGATCGCTCTTTTGCCGATTCTTTCAGCCTTAGTGGCTGGGGATATGGAGTCTTTACTTGGTTTTGTTTTTGGTCTCGTAGTTGCAACCCTTCTTTTAAGATTAAAATATAATAACATATTAAGGGCACTTAACATGGATATGGAAAGTGCGGAGAAGTTTATTAGGAACAGATATTTTGCAGAATATGGACTTTATTTTCTTGTTTTATTCACGGCGGCTAGAAATCCAAATTTAAATTTCATAGCTGCAGCAGTGGGTTTATTTATGATTAAATTTACTGTTTTGCTTTTGTCGGTAAAGGATTTATTAGAGGATACTTTTCAAGATCAATTTGATAAGTATAAATAA
- the atpE gene encoding ATP synthase F0 subunit C: MVEFSPEVIETIIRAAALLGAGFAMIAGIGPGIGQGYAAGKAVESVARDPEARGNIITTMLLGQAVAESTGIYSLVIAIVLIFTI; encoded by the coding sequence ATGGTAGAATTTTCACCAGAAGTTATTGAAACTATTATTAGAGCAGCAGCACTTTTAGGAGCAGGTTTTGCAATGATTGCAGGTATAGGTCCTGGTATTGGACAGGGTTATGCTGCCGGTAAAGCTGTTGAATCAGTAGCTAGAGATCCAGAAGCAAGAGGTAATATCATTACTACTATGCTTTTAGGTCAGGCTGTTGCTGAGTCAACCGGTATTTACTCACTGGTTATAGCCATTGTTTTAATCTTTACAATATAG
- the atpF gene encoding F0F1 ATP synthase subunit B yields the protein MVNINTTMLWQIFNFFVLMYLLKRYLYSPIKDILEKRAAHVNTEIDDAEKMREEAKKLKEKYQAKLRDARGEAQNIIDKAEDRANVKAKNIIKEAEEKAENIKAKKMEEIEKAKKETMAELRNKVASMTILATNRLIQEQLDEDKHQVMINQFIDQLDAEKLGEIQ from the coding sequence TTGGTTAATATTAATACTACGATGTTATGGCAGATATTTAACTTCTTTGTTTTAATGTATCTATTAAAAAGATATCTTTATTCTCCAATCAAAGATATTCTTGAAAAAAGAGCGGCTCATGTAAATACTGAGATCGATGATGCCGAAAAGATGCGCGAAGAAGCTAAAAAACTGAAAGAGAAATATCAAGCAAAATTAAGAGATGCCCGCGGTGAAGCCCAAAATATAATTGATAAAGCAGAAGACAGGGCTAACGTAAAGGCTAAAAATATCATTAAAGAAGCCGAAGAAAAAGCAGAAAATATCAAAGCTAAAAAGATGGAAGAAATAGAAAAAGCCAAAAAAGAAACTATGGCTGAATTAAGAAATAAGGTGGCATCTATGACCATTTTAGCTACCAATAGATTAATCCAGGAGCAATTAGATGAAGACAAGCACCAGGTGATGATAAATCAATTTATCGATCAGCTTGATGCTGAGAAACTGGGTGAAATACAATGA
- the atpH gene encoding ATP synthase F1 subunit delta: MINEVSNRYSRGLFALGKEKGNLLELKASLEEFWQVLEENEDLKNVLFHQRILPKEKKRVMDKIFSDELNQDVLNFLYILIEKRREYHLKSIINEFKQLVDQAEKILDVEVRSAVELNEQTKDKLRSKLDQILDYNIRIFNIVDKDIIAGLKIKVGDYILDGSLFNDLKRLQQKIESIPVSKLGVN; this comes from the coding sequence ATGATAAACGAAGTCTCTAATCGATACAGCCGTGGTCTTTTTGCCCTGGGTAAAGAAAAGGGCAATCTTTTGGAACTTAAAGCAAGTTTAGAAGAATTCTGGCAGGTTCTGGAGGAAAATGAAGATCTAAAAAATGTTCTATTTCACCAGAGGATACTGCCCAAAGAAAAAAAGAGGGTCATGGATAAGATTTTTAGTGATGAATTAAATCAGGATGTTCTCAACTTTCTCTATATTTTAATCGAAAAGAGAAGAGAGTATCATTTGAAGTCAATAATTAATGAATTTAAACAACTCGTTGATCAGGCAGAAAAGATTTTAGATGTAGAAGTAAGATCTGCTGTAGAATTAAACGAACAGACCAAAGATAAACTGCGGTCAAAACTTGATCAGATACTCGATTATAATATTCGGATCTTTAATATAGTTGATAAGGATATTATAGCCGGTCTTAAGATCAAAGTTGGAGATTACATATTAGATGGCAGTTTGTTCAATGATCTCAAAAGATTACAGCAGAAAATTGAATCAATTCCAGTAAGTAAGCTAGGGGTGAATTAA
- the atpA gene encoding F0F1 ATP synthase subunit alpha, protein MKLRPEEISSIIKKEIENYGQKIESVGVGTILDVGDGIAHVYGLKDAMAGELLEFPNGVFGMALNLEEDNIGVVLLGDETKVQEGDDVKRTGRVVEVPVGDALLGRVVNPLGQPLDGKGAIESDTYRPVESEAPGVVDRQPVEVPLQTGLKSIDSMTPIGRGQRELIIGDRQTGKTAIGIDTIINQKDNDVICIYVAIGQKNSTVAQLTKRLEEEGAMDYTIVVSATASEPAPIRYIAPYAGCAMGEHFMYEDDRDVLVVYDDLSKHAVAYRAMSLLLRRPPGREAYPGDVFYLHSRLLERAAKLNDERGGGSLTALPIVETQAGDVSAYIPTNVISITDGQIYLESELFFSGVRPAVNVGISVSRVGGNAQIKAMKEVAGTLRLDLSQYRELEAFSQFGSDLDKATQQKLARGERIVEILKQDQYSPMDVEDQVIIIYTVVNGFLDDLPVDNLQRFEAEFLDYLDSTHPELGQEIKEEGKLTDELKENIKKAINEFKDMFEVKKKTIVDMDDSLSESDTEAEEAEVK, encoded by the coding sequence TTGAAACTAAGACCTGAAGAAATTAGTTCCATTATAAAAAAAGAAATAGAAAATTATGGACAAAAAATAGAGTCCGTGGGTGTTGGTACCATTCTCGATGTTGGAGATGGTATTGCCCATGTTTATGGACTTAAAGATGCCATGGCAGGTGAGCTGCTAGAATTCCCCAATGGAGTTTTTGGGATGGCATTGAACTTAGAGGAAGATAATATTGGGGTAGTTTTACTTGGTGATGAAACCAAGGTACAGGAAGGTGATGATGTAAAAAGAACCGGAAGAGTTGTTGAGGTTCCGGTTGGTGATGCACTTTTAGGTAGAGTGGTTAATCCACTTGGCCAGCCACTTGATGGCAAAGGTGCTATCGAAAGTGATACATATCGTCCTGTAGAATCAGAAGCACCAGGGGTTGTTGACCGTCAGCCTGTTGAGGTTCCACTGCAGACGGGATTAAAGTCAATTGACTCGATGACACCGATCGGTAGAGGTCAGCGTGAATTAATTATCGGTGACCGCCAGACAGGTAAGACCGCGATCGGTATTGATACCATTATTAACCAGAAAGATAATGATGTAATCTGTATTTATGTGGCCATTGGTCAGAAAAACTCAACGGTGGCCCAACTTACCAAAAGATTAGAAGAAGAAGGAGCGATGGACTACACTATAGTAGTTTCTGCTACTGCAAGTGAGCCGGCTCCAATCAGATATATTGCTCCCTATGCAGGTTGTGCAATGGGTGAGCACTTTATGTATGAAGATGACAGAGATGTACTGGTTGTTTATGATGACCTTTCCAAACATGCTGTTGCCTACCGGGCGATGTCACTTCTCTTAAGAAGACCACCTGGACGTGAAGCTTATCCAGGGGATGTATTTTATTTACACTCCCGTCTTTTAGAGAGAGCGGCTAAATTGAATGATGAAAGAGGTGGAGGTTCACTTACAGCCCTACCTATCGTTGAAACACAGGCCGGAGATGTTTCCGCCTATATTCCTACCAACGTAATTTCTATCACCGATGGACAGATTTATCTTGAGAGTGAGCTTTTCTTCTCAGGTGTAAGACCGGCTGTTAATGTTGGTATTTCTGTGTCCAGAGTTGGTGGTAATGCTCAGATAAAAGCGATGAAAGAAGTTGCCGGTACTTTAAGACTTGACCTTTCACAGTACCGTGAATTAGAGGCATTTTCCCAGTTCGGATCTGACCTTGATAAAGCAACCCAGCAGAAACTGGCTCGCGGAGAAAGAATAGTTGAGATCTTAAAACAGGATCAGTATTCTCCAATGGATGTAGAAGATCAGGTTATAATTATCTATACTGTTGTAAACGGATTTTTAGATGATCTACCTGTTGATAATCTACAGCGCTTTGAAGCTGAGTTCTTGGATTATCTAGATAGTACTCATCCTGAACTTGGTCAGGAAATCAAAGAAGAAGGTAAGTTAACTGATGAACTTAAAGAAAATATTAAAAAGGCAATTAATGAGTTTAAAGATATGTTCGAAGTTAAAAAGAAAACAATTGTTGACATGGATGATTCTTTAAGCGAATCTGATACCGAAGCAGAGGAAGCTGAGGTGAAATAA